CAGATTTAAGGCTTGCTGCTCATTGGCAAGCATCGTCATTTTGGTAAAGATCGTCGTGCCGACACGTGGAAGTTTAGAAGTTAGGTTGAAGTTCATTTTTTGACATTTTATTAATCTACTAAATTAGTGGATTTTCTTATATTTGTAAATATATATAAGAATAATAACATGATAAAATACATCACACTACTTTTTTTAATTCTGCCATTCTTTGGTTCTGCACAAAAAAAAGAACTTACCAAAGAGGAGTATATTGCACGCGTTAAGGCCGCTCCGGATTCAATCTCGACATTGGTTGACTTGCGTAGAGTCGGCGGTTATGACCCTGTATACCTTGAGCTTCAGGCGCTTTATAATACCTTGAGTAAAAATGTCAAGAATTCAAGTGAAGGGAAAGAGTTCCAAGACTACTTAAATACGTTGGAAACGGTTCAAGTTGGAAAAACAGCTCCCGCGTTTACGCAAAATGATACTACTGGTAGCCCTGTAAAGCTTTCGGACTTTAAAGGAAAGTATGTTCTCCTTGATTTCTGGGCATCTTGGTGTCCGGATTGCCGTGTCGAAAGCCCAGATCTTGTAAAAACATACCAACAATTTAAAGGTGAAAACTTTGAAATATTGGGTATATCCTTTGATAAGGATCGCAATTCTTGGATTAAAGCCATCCATGCAGATAAATTGCACTGGCGTCATGTTTCGGATCTCAAACGTTGGCAAAATGATGTCGGAACATTATATGGCGTAAAATCTATTCCTCAGAATGTACTGATCGATCCCAATGGGAAAATCGTCGCCAAGAATTTACATGGTGATGCTTTACGCGCAAAATTGAAAGAAGTATTGAAAAAGTAAACGATAGGCAATACATAAAAAGACCATGCTTTAAGAAAGCATGGTCTTTTTATTTGTATACTCCTCTTTTAATCCGCTAGCCAAACAAGGCACTGAAGATGTCCTCCAATTTGGCAACCGGACGAATGGCAATATTATATTTTTTAGCATCCAATCCTTTGGTATTGAATTTAGAAATAAAAATACCATCAAAGCCCAACTTCTCGGCCTCCTGTATACGCTGTTCAATACGATTTACGGCCCTTATCTCACCCGATAAACCAACCTCTCCGGCAAAAGTCAGATTGGATCGAATCGCGATATCCTGTTGTGAAGAAATAATTGCAACAACGACAGCCAAATCGATCGCAGGATCTTCGACACGTAACCCACCGGCAATATTCAAAAACACATCCTGTGCACTTAACCTAAAACCAAAGCGTTTCTCCAAAACAGCCAGCAGCATATTTAATCGTTTCGTATCGTAGCCTGTAGAAGAGCGTTGGGCATTTCCAAACGCCGAGTTACTCACCAGTGCCTGTACTTCAATCATCATAGGACGCATTCCTTCGAGCATCGCCGCAATGGAAACGCCACTAACAGGTTCATCGCGCTGGGAAATCATAATCTCCGAAGGATTTGACACTTCCCTAAGCCCCGACCCCTGCATTTCATAAATACCCAGTTCTGAAGCCGATCCAAAACGATTCTTTACGGCCCGTAAAATTCGGTATACATGATGACGATCACCCTCAAATTGAAGCACCGTATCCACCATATGTTCTAAAACCTTGGGACCTGCAATAGATCCGTCTTTGGTAATATGTCCTACAATAAAAACTGGTGTACTGGTTTCTTTTGCAAACCGCAGCAATTCTGCGGTACATTCGCGTACCTGAGAAACCGATCCTGGCGCCGATTCAATTTGTGCGGAATGTAAAGTCTGTATAGAATCTATGACAATGACATTCGGCTGTACCGTCTCGATCTGCTTGAAAATATTTTGAGTCGATGTCTCGGTAAGGATATAACAATTTGCTTTAGAAGATTGTGACAATCGCTCTGCCCGCATCTTAATTTGCTGTTCGCTTTCTTCCCCAGAAATATAAAGTGTCTTGACTTGTGGGATCGATAACGCGAGCTGTAACATCAACGTAGACTTCCCAATACCAGGTTCGCCTCCGATAAGTACCAATGACCCCGGAACAATACCACCGCCAAGAACCCGGTTAAACTCCTGATCAGGAGTCAATATCCGTAATTCATCCTGATAGACAATTTCGTGGATGATCGCAGCTTTATTCGCTCTTTTCGTGCTTCCGCCTGTGGTAGAACTACGCCATTCGGGCACTTTTGAACTCGCCTTTTCGACGACTTCCTCAACAAAACTATTCCATTGCTTACAAGAAGGGCATTGTCCCATCCATTTGGGCGATTCGTAGCCACAGTTTTGACAGAAGTATGCTGATTTTGATTTTGCCATGCTACGAAATTACAAATTTATAGCTGTTAAAAGCGTAATATCATGCCCCATACATATAATATTACCCAGGATATTATGCAAGGACTGATCAGCCTTTCCATAATGCTACTCCTATGGCGGCTTAAGTCAATACACAGTATATTACTATATACCACATCAGTATTTTAACAATACGTCAACAATGCTGCGTGTATACTGGAACCTTACTCACAAACCTTAAAAAAACCGAAGTGTTTATTCTTCATTTTCTTTTAAGATCCGCAAGAAATTTTGTCCCATGATCTTCGCAACATCTGTGTTTGTATAACCTCTCTCCAACAGCGCTTTGGTCAGTAGTGGAAATTTAGAAACATCTTCCAGACCTTGGGGTGAGGATTCTATGCCATCGAAGTCCGAGCCGACGGCAACATGATCAATACCCACTTTTTTGACCAAATAGTCGATATGATCCAATAATTTCGACAGTGGAGCATCGGCTTGCCGTTGAAGTTCTTTTGGCAACTTTTCATACATAGACCAAGTACTCAATTTTGTATCCCCCTTATCACCAAATTTACCCACATACAAATCCTTAAGCCTTGTTTCATAGGCCGGATCCAAAAAACCTGAATAAAAATTGACACCAACAACGCCCCCATTTTTTTTCAAAGCTTCCAATTGTGCATCTTTTAGATTGCGGAAATGTGGACATAATTCATAGGCGTTGCTATGGGAAACCAAGATCGGCTTGGTCGTTATCGCCAGCACGTCATAGAAAGTCTGCTCTCCTCCATGGGACAGATCAACCATCATACCTAATTCGTTCATCTTCCGAATAATTGCTCGACCTTTTGCCGTCAACCCTTTATCCTTGGGATTCATACGACCTGATTCCATTGCTGCACAACTCGCCCAGGACAAATTGTAGTTCCAGGTCAAAGTGAGGTATTGGGCACCACGCTCATAGAGTCGCATTAAATGATCAACACTTCCCTCAATCATATTTCCGCCTTCAACCCCAATCAAAGCGACTATTTTTCCCGTTTTTAAGATCGAATCGATATCACGTGAAGATTTTGCCAAACTTATTTTATCGGTATTCGCCGCAATCATCTTTTCCAATGCATCTATCTGGTCATTGGCGTGCTTAAATGCCCCGGATTTCCACTTCGCATCATCGGACCACACAGCAAATACCTGCACATCGACACCTCCCTCCCGCAGTCGCGGTAAATCAGTAGCTCCCGTACCTATTCGCTGACCAATATTTTTCCCTGGGAAAATGGATTCGTAAATCACATCATTGTGTCCGTCGACGACCACCAAATCTTGGTGTATCTGTTTATAGTCTTGACTATATCCAACATTGTTGAGTGTCGTCATTGTTAGTCCAAGTAATAGCAGGCCTTTTATCATTTTTGACTTTCATTGATCGTTTCATAAATAGCGTCCTGAATCCTACTTCTGATATTCAGGTCCAACAACTTGGTACTCACCTGAGGATGTACGCGATTAGACAAGAAGATATAGATCAGTTGATTCTGCGGATCAATCCAGATGCACGTTCCTGTATAGCCAGTATGTCCAAATACAGAGCTATTTGCTAACTTAGATGGATATTCATTTTTTGGGTTTGGATCCCAACGGTCAAAACCTAAGCCCCGACGGCTGCTTGTCGATTGCCTGGAGGTAAATAAATCTACTGTTTCCGTTTTAAAGTAGCGCTCCCCCCCGTACTCTCCTCTATTCAATAGCAATTGACCGTAGATTGCCAAATCGTTTGCTGTAGCAAATAATCCGGCATGCCCGGCAATACCGCCAGCCATTGCCGCACCCTGATCGTGGACATAGCCTTCTAGCAATGTTTTCCGAAAGGAGGTATCTTGTTCGGTAGGAACGATTTCATCCTTTGCAAAACGCTCTCGGGGAAGGTACCCCGCGCGCGTCATCCCCAATGGCCTGTAAAAGTTCTCCTGCACATAATCTTGCAGAGGTTCAGCGGTCTGATGTTCTGCAACTTCCTTCATCACGTACATACTGATATCACTATACACATAATTTCCAGTGGGTTTTACAGGTGATTTTAGCATCTCGGGCCACATGACATCGCGGTAATAATTGTTGAGGATATAGCTATTGTCGGCCATTTTTACTTGATGGTTATCATCGCGGACTGAAACAACGTCTCCTGCTTTCAGATATTTATAGAAGGGAATAAAAGGTGTAAATCCTGCTTCATGCAACATCACGGAACGAAGCTTGATATCCTTTTTATTGGTATACTTTGCCTGCCATAGGTAATGTCCCATGGTACTATCCAAATTAATAATATTCCGCTCGGCAAGACGCATAATGACAGGAGTAGTACCAGCAATCTTACTGACAGATGCGAGATCAAAAATATCAGTTGTTTTGGTGGGAACATCTTTGGAATATGTGTGAAATCCATAAGATTTCTCCAAGAGTACTTGCCCGTCTTTCACGATCATGACAACAGCCCCCGGTGTTGCTTGCTTATCGATGGCTTCTTGTGCAATGGCATCAATTTTCTTCGTCAATTTGGTCAGGTTCAGATTAGAACTTGATGCAGCGCCATATTGCAGCCTTGTCTGTGTGGTTTTGACATGACCGGCGGTTATAGGAATCCCACCAAAAATAGACATTGCCATCTGACGCTGTCCAATCTCTGTAAAAGGAGCAAGCAATTCGATCAAATCAGACTGTGGGTGCTCCGATAAACTCTTTTTGTTCTTTTCGTTTTCAAAAAAATGACAAAGGATAACTTTTTTATTGTTTAATACGGCCTGCTTCAACTGTGCTAGACAAGCTGCATCTAAGTCATCTTCCTTTCCAGCCACAATAATGGTGTTATAATATTTGATGTCCTCATCAAATTTATTAAAATCAAAGATTTTGGTGTTTGCATAGCGGGCCAACTGTTCTGTGAACATCGCATATTTTGCCGCGTTAGGAACGACAACTGCAATACGAAGTTGATCCAGGTTTTCTAAAGGCAGCAACTGATCGAGGTTATTAAACAGTATTGTTTCGTTTTTGATCGTCGACTTATATTGAGCAAACAGGGGGCTAATACAGAACAAACCTGCAAATAAAGCCCCAAAAAATCGTTTTTTCATTCTGCTTTTATCGTTTTTTAGGTTCTATCAAATAAAAATACGAATTAAATAACGAAGGAATATACTCGCTCGAAAAAAAATCAATTTTGTTACTCGACTTGACTATCGGGGTTAATAAATTCTGTCTCCCTTTGGTCATAGCAGATTCAACCATCCCCGGATTGCATCATGAAGGTTTTTTCTGTAAGTTTGACTAATGCCAGAATTGATTCAAGATAAAACAATATTTTCCTTGCTGGAAGTCAGCCGCAGTATCCAAAAGACACTTGCAGAGCGGTATAAGAGTTTGTACTGGATCAAAGCTGAAATGAACAAGCTCAATCATTATACGCATTCTGGCCACTGTTATCCTGAACTGGTAGAAAAACAGGATGGAAAAATTGTCGCTGAAATTCGGTCGATCCTATGGAAAGCTGATTACAAACGTATCAACAACAATTTTCTTAAAGTCGCGCAAGAACCTTTACGAGAAGGGATCACGATGTTATTTCAGGCAAGTATTTCCTATGATCCCATGTACGGATTAAGTTTGCGCATTGTTGATATTGATCCGACTTTTACCTTAGGTGAACTTGAAAAGGAGAAGTTAGACAGTATTCGAAAGTTGAAAGCAGAGGGCATATATGAGTCTAATAAATTATTGGACTTTCCTGTGGTTCCCAAAAGATTGGCAATTATTTCAGTAGAAACAAGTAAGGGGCTTTCTGATTTTTACAAGATTATTAATCAAAACCCTTGGGGTTACCGCATCGAATCCACCCTCTTCCCTGCATTGTTACAAGGAGACAAGTCAGTACCTTCTATTATAAATCAGCTTGCCATTATTGCTGAAAAAATAGACGGGTACGATGTGGTCGCCATCATCCGTGGTGGAGGCGGTGAGGTTGGTCTTTCCAGTTATAACAACTACTTGCTAGCTCGTGCTATCGCTATATTTCCCATCCCCGTATTGACGGGTATTGGGCATTCGACGAATTATACAGTTAGCGAAATGGTAGCCTATAAAAACGCGATTACGCCCAGTGAGCTGGCCGATTTTCTGATTCAGAAGTTTCATAATTTTGCTATTCCAGTCGATCGGGCTGCAGAGCGCATACAACAACTCATTCTTACCCGATTTAAAGAAGAGCACAATATCTTATCTCAACTGGCAACGCATATACAATGGATCGGAAAGAGAGAAATTCAGACCTCGAGGGCGGCCATCCAGCAATTTCAACATGATCTTAACGCCTTGTTAAAATTGCGCTTTTATGAGCACAAAACGGCACTGGCTCATACCGAACGAATTATTCAGCTATCTGATCCAATTAGACTATTGAAACAAGGTTTTTCAATTACTAAGGTTAACGGAAAACTACTGCAGTCGGTGACACAAGTATCTCCCGGCGATGTAATACAGACGATACTCGAATATGGAGAGCTTACCAGTACTGTGACAGATAAATCTCCGAAGGAAGACCTAGACGAGAACAATACTTAATTTGGCATCGCCACACAAAATTTAAAGAAAGCATATCAAGCATAGCATAATGGGACAGAATTATACCTACACGGATGCCTTTAACGAGTTACAAACTATCGTGAGGGAAATAGAAAATGGCACAACAAACATTGATGAGCTCGCGGGAAAAATCAAGAGGGCTTCCGACCTCATTCAAGTCTGCAAAGCCAAGTTAACAGCGACGGAGGACGAAGTAAACAGTTTATTACAGCAGATAACCCCAACTCAGGAAACGGATGATGATGAATAAATAAAGTAGACAATATCGTAATTCCTTAATATTGATAGGCCACCACCTGCCTATCACGCCGCAGGGTTTCTACAAGCGCTCTATGCTGGTTAACATTCCCCGTCAATCGCCATACGGTATTCAAACTTTCTTTGTTATAGCGTTGACTTATGACGACAGCTTTAAAGCCCATACTTCGGATTAACTGTTCCGTATGTTCAAAATCTGCTTCAGATAAGGTCTGCAGTTCATAGTCTTTTATCTTGTGATAATTGTCAATATAGGTTTGTAGATAAGTTAGCAGCGCTAATATCATCAGAACCAAGCCCACACCAATAAAAGCTAAAAATATATATCCGGCACCAACACACATACCCAAAGAAGCTGCAGCCCAAATTGTCGTAGCGGTCGTTATACCACTTACTTTATTGTCTTCTTTGAAAATCACGCCTGCTCCTAGGAAACCGATACCAGTAATAATGTTTGCCGCCAATCGATCTGGATTTGCCAATCCAATTTTTAACGAAAGAATCGTAAAAAGACAAGATCCAAAGCTCACCAATATAAACGTCCTCAAACCCGCGGATTTATTGCGATATTCACGTTCAATCCCAATCAGCAGGCCTATTAAGACTGATAACATAATAAGCAAAATGTCTCGCGTTTCGAAAGGTTGAAATAGGTTATCCATGAGTTTATATCTTCTTCATCCAATTTAAGAAAAATAGGGAGATCTATCAAATGACCTCCCTGTTCAAGAATAACTCTTTATCGATCCAATACATCGGAACTTTAATCAGCAATAACGATATATCATAGTAAGCTTCATTTTCATCGACCTAATACATCGGCACTTCGATTAGCAGCAATGATGCATCATAGTAAGCCTCAATGCTTATTTTTTCTGTTTCGTATAAACCAATGGCATCCCTTCATGAAAGCATTTCATTTGCTACAGCGATCTTTCCTTCCAAAACAAAAAGATAAAGTCCATTTTGCTCCGAATGAACAGTATAGTCTATCTTTTTACCCGCCTCTAGGTCTCCCAAGTTAAAATAGGCATCTGATGTATATGTACAGCATGGTGATCCATTTTATCCGGTGAAACAATCGTTGCAAATTTATTGTGCCGATCCAGTTGAAGGTAGGATTTCTGATCGTATCTGGGCTCCAACCCTATTTCGTTGGGGATTACCCAAATTTGTAAAAATTTAACAAGATCCTTCTGATTGCTATTAAACTCGGCATGCTGCACACCTGTACCTGCAGACATGATCTGCACTTCTCCTGTTTGAATCGTACGGCCATTGCCTAGACTATCCTGGTGTATAAGTGTCCCTTCGAGTGGTATACTAACAATTTCCATATTGTGGTGACCATGCCGATCAAAACCTTGTCCGCCCTCTACCTGATCGTCATTCAATACCCGCAATGCACCAAAATTCATTCTTTCGGGATCAAGATACTGTCCAAAACTGAATGAATGTGCAATTTTCAACCAGCCAAAATCGACGTGACCACGGTCATTTTCCCGATGTATTATCTTTTGCATGTTGTCCTCCTTACTGCATAAGCTTCTCGCTATCAGGAGGCAAAACCCATACCAACGGCAATACGAAACCAAAATCTGCCAATTTGTCAAAAGACATGGCTACACCGCTTTTAATTTATCCGGAGCAAACGAATGAACAAGTGCACGAGCAAGAATTCTATTCGGGTCTATGAGAATCATCCCATTGTGATCCCGTTCGGGAATAGCCAAAGGCAATTCTGCACAACCCAAAATAATGACCTGTGCGCCTTTCTTTTTCAGGTCGTCCATGACCAACAATAGATCCTCTCTTGCTTTATTCGCAATCGGTACCGGTTGGGCCTTTATTCCATAGTCTTCATCATAGATTGCATTATTTACCTTCTCTTGTTGTGTTCCTTCTGGCTCAACAAAAACGAAACCTTTTCGAATAAAAGCTTCCCGATATAAACTGCAGATCTGCTCTCCAGCGGTAGATAAAATGCCTACTGTCGTGTCGGGATAATTTTCCTCTACAAACCGAACCGTTTCATGAACGATATGCAATAGTTTTAACCCACTCCCCATACGCGCCATTTCATCTTGAACGACGGAAAAAATAGGCTCTGCATGTGCCGTATTGGACGGAATCGCAGCTATCGTCGCACCAGCCGTTTCAAGTTGTCTTAAAATTGCAGCAATAGCCTTACCGGGGTTAACATTGGATTTATCCAATAAATACGCCGTTCGGTCAGGGATCAAATTTGGACATGAGAATAACAAAAGCGGCAAGTGTTCCTGATCGGACCCTGCCGCCGTCTCATCTATAACTTTCTTCGTAATATCCAGGCCGCCATATGGGCCTAGTCCGCCTACTATTCCAATCATAAAAACTATTTTTATATCATAGATATAACCAATAGTCTTACAAATGGTTTGTAGAAATTACCATTCTATTGCCTGGTCTTCGTCAGGAATCTGCGTATTTAACTTCCGTTCTAAAGTAAGCGATCCAGCAACCTTATAACGAATCGGCACATTTGGAATCATGGTATAATCCGTAAATTCATAATCAATATTATTGATCGTAAGCCAACGCCATTTCAAATAGGGGCGTACTTTGTCCATTGCTTCTGAGATTGTATAACTTGCGTCTTTATTTACAACAAATTTAATATTCGGGTTATCTGACCGGAAAGTCACTGTGCCAGTCTTGGTAAAGGTTGCATATATTTTGTAATTCCGTCGGTCTTGTCGCTCTTCGTCAATATTTCCTGCATAGAAAAAAATAGTATTTTCGTCAACAACATAGCTCCTAATTTCACTTTTCACTACGGGGGTTTCATTCTCTTGCCCCTCCATTCTGGTTAAGAGGGCAGCCCCCGAATAATTCCCCGAATAATCGTTGAAGGGATTAACGCGAAGAATCGCTTTCCTATAGTACTTACGCGGATGACCTTTATAATTCGCTGAAGGGTCGTCCATAATTGTAAGCGGCAATACCCACTTTTCAGTCATATCAATGCCCTTTAAAGAGAAATCTATAGCCAGTAAGCCTGTATTTTCCCCGGCATTAATGTTTACTGTAGCAGGGAACGAATAATAATTGCTACTTAATTGTTGATAATAGAAATCTTTCCGGTTTTGAAATCTTTCAAAATTCAGCACATTCAAAGTATCCGCATCCACTCCAACCTGAACCGAAAAATTTGATTCATTATTGGTCGATCCGCTCACAATCAAAGGTTGTAAAAAGGTGCTTTTAGCAGCATCCTTATAACGAACATGAATATTAGCGACCCCGTTGTTGTCTAAAGGAGCTTTAAAGGAAATATAATGTTCATATTGTTCTTCCTTCCATTCATCATTGCATGCTCCAAAAATGGAGAGTATCAGCAATAGAAAGAATTGTATATATAACTTGTTCATAAGATATCTATTTGATTAATCGTTATAAGTCCATCCTGGATTTTGTGTTAAGTTCTTATTGCGTTTTAGTTCGCTATGACTAATCGGCCAAAACCACATTTTATCTGCAAAAGTTGTTTTCAAAGCCCATACCGCAACTGGCTGATGAAAGAGATCCCGATCTTTTTGGTTCATGAGGATATTACAACCATAGATAGGCAGAGCCTCTTCGACGGGAGCATCCATCCAACGGCGTAAATCATAGTAACGTTGCCCCTCTCCCATAAGCTCGATAAAACGTTCACGTTTTAATGTTTTTCTCAGCTCGACTTTATTGCTATATACACTTACACTGTAATCTGGTACGCCACCGCGAATCCGTACAGGCTGTATTCCTTTTTTCATCTCTGCGATATCTCGGCTAATGGTGTAAACACCACCTCGCCAAGATGGAATACTATAGGATCCGCCCAGCTCATTTAATGCTTCAGCGTACATGAGTAAAATATCCGCATATCGAATTGCTGGCTCCGCTTTTGGCACGATACGAGCCATGCTTCCTCCTTCATAAGTATCATTTTGATGAACAAACTTTTTAACACCGAAACCTGTACGGAGCCAATAGGCATTGGACGAGTTAAACCCATTCCCCTTGTCATTATCGCGGTAATAAAACACCTGTTGGTTCCGATTGCGTTCTTGTGTTTCGTTTAACAATGTCCAGAAACTACCATTGAAAGCAACAGAAGCATAAAAGCGAGGTTCGCGATTCGCATACTGCAAAGAGACTCCCGGGCGCAAGGGCTTGTATTTTCCCTTGTCATAATCTTCTTGTGAAACATAGCCGCTCAAGCGATTTGAACCATTTCCACGACCGATTTCTTTATTCATTCCCGGTACATCCAAACCATTATCCATATAGTAAGCGTCTACAAGTTTTTGCGTCAGCCCGTGTGTGTTCCATCCCGTTGCCGAACGTGGAAGCTGATGGGCAACCATAGCATCAATCCCTTCGTTCTCCTGATTGGTACCACGTGTGAAGATCAACTCAGGGTTTCCAGAGGCTGGCAACGTACCGTCAAATACCTGGGCATAAGATTTGGCCGGGTCGATATTTGCCCAGCCATCGGGCCAGCTCTTTTCCGAGAAATTGTTGTCTTTAGGCGGTATTACTGTGGCATCATTTCCTGTTGTTTGTAATCCTGTCCAATACAGTTGATACACGCCTAGTTCCATAACATCCCGCGCCGCTGCCGCAGCCTTAGCCCACTTCTCTTCTTTATATTCTGCGGAAAGGAGACGTTTTCCTTGATTGTCAACCAACCTTGCCCCAATACTTGCATTATTACCATTGGCCAGCGGACTTGCAGCATACAGTAAGGCTTTGGCTCGCGTTGCCAAAGCTGCACCTACACTCGGACGGGCAGAGCCATCTTGGCTCCTTTTCATACCCAAAGCTTCCATTTCTTTTGCCGCCAACAACATTTCATCACTAATATAGTTAGCGCACTCTTCATACGTATTACGTGGAATCGCCAAATTATCATAGCTATCCGTATAGTCTAAGCCCTCATCTGGCAGCAATGGAATCGGTCCATATTTACGAAGCAAAAGCCAGTATAAATAGGCCCGTGCAAAACGCGCTTGCCCGCGGTAATCCGCAATTTCAGCAGTAGACATTTCAGTATTCATATAAATATGCTGAATAAAGGTGGTTGCATTCCGAATCCCACGGTAACATTGCGCCCATGTCCCCTGTTTATCATTCTCCGTATAAAGGCCCATCTTAAACATGTTGTAAGACAATTCATTTTTTGATGGATCATAATCTTTATCGCGATCACCATAGTACATATCATCTGCAAAACAATGCGGAGTAAGCCCTTTACTTGCTACATCTGCATTTTCACCTTTGAATTCTAAAAATACATTGGCAAGCCACTCTTCCGAATAGAGCTTGCTCTTAAAGACTTTCTCGGTTGTGAGGCGGTCTTTGAAATATTGATCAGACTTTAAATAATCTTTTGTACAGGAAGAAATGACGCCTGTGCCAAGTAGAAGCATCAATACAACATATAATTTCTTATTTTTCATTTCTTTAAATTTTAAAGGTTAACATTGACACCAAAAGTGAACGACTTTGGCAATGGATAATCTTCTCCCCTTGGGCTTGCTAATTCGGGATCCCATAATTTAAATGTTGACCAAGTCAGGAGGTTGCTACCAA
The DNA window shown above is from Sphingobacterium thalpophilum and carries:
- a CDS encoding TlpA disulfide reductase family protein: MIKYITLLFLILPFFGSAQKKELTKEEYIARVKAAPDSISTLVDLRRVGGYDPVYLELQALYNTLSKNVKNSSEGKEFQDYLNTLETVQVGKTAPAFTQNDTTGSPVKLSDFKGKYVLLDFWASWCPDCRVESPDLVKTYQQFKGENFEILGISFDKDRNSWIKAIHADKLHWRHVSDLKRWQNDVGTLYGVKSIPQNVLIDPNGKIVAKNLHGDALRAKLKEVLKK
- the radA gene encoding DNA repair protein RadA, encoding MAKSKSAYFCQNCGYESPKWMGQCPSCKQWNSFVEEVVEKASSKVPEWRSSTTGGSTKRANKAAIIHEIVYQDELRILTPDQEFNRVLGGGIVPGSLVLIGGEPGIGKSTLMLQLALSIPQVKTLYISGEESEQQIKMRAERLSQSSKANCYILTETSTQNIFKQIETVQPNVIVIDSIQTLHSAQIESAPGSVSQVRECTAELLRFAKETSTPVFIVGHITKDGSIAGPKVLEHMVDTVLQFEGDRHHVYRILRAVKNRFGSASELGIYEMQGSGLREVSNPSEIMISQRDEPVSGVSIAAMLEGMRPMMIEVQALVSNSAFGNAQRSSTGYDTKRLNMLLAVLEKRFGFRLSAQDVFLNIAGGLRVEDPAIDLAVVVAIISSQQDIAIRSNLTFAGEVGLSGEIRAVNRIEQRIQEAEKLGFDGIFISKFNTKGLDAKKYNIAIRPVAKLEDIFSALFG
- a CDS encoding dipeptidase — encoded protein: MIKGLLLLGLTMTTLNNVGYSQDYKQIHQDLVVVDGHNDVIYESIFPGKNIGQRIGTGATDLPRLREGGVDVQVFAVWSDDAKWKSGAFKHANDQIDALEKMIAANTDKISLAKSSRDIDSILKTGKIVALIGVEGGNMIEGSVDHLMRLYERGAQYLTLTWNYNLSWASCAAMESGRMNPKDKGLTAKGRAIIRKMNELGMMVDLSHGGEQTFYDVLAITTKPILVSHSNAYELCPHFRNLKDAQLEALKKNGGVVGVNFYSGFLDPAYETRLKDLYVGKFGDKGDTKLSTWSMYEKLPKELQRQADAPLSKLLDHIDYLVKKVGIDHVAVGSDFDGIESSPQGLEDVSKFPLLTKALLERGYTNTDVAKIMGQNFLRILKENEE
- a CDS encoding serine hydrolase domain-containing protein, with product MKKRFFGALFAGLFCISPLFAQYKSTIKNETILFNNLDQLLPLENLDQLRIAVVVPNAAKYAMFTEQLARYANTKIFDFNKFDEDIKYYNTIIVAGKEDDLDAACLAQLKQAVLNNKKVILCHFFENEKNKKSLSEHPQSDLIELLAPFTEIGQRQMAMSIFGGIPITAGHVKTTQTRLQYGAASSSNLNLTKLTKKIDAIAQEAIDKQATPGAVVMIVKDGQVLLEKSYGFHTYSKDVPTKTTDIFDLASVSKIAGTTPVIMRLAERNIINLDSTMGHYLWQAKYTNKKDIKLRSVMLHEAGFTPFIPFYKYLKAGDVVSVRDDNHQVKMADNSYILNNYYRDVMWPEMLKSPVKPTGNYVYSDISMYVMKEVAEHQTAEPLQDYVQENFYRPLGMTRAGYLPRERFAKDEIVPTEQDTSFRKTLLEGYVHDQGAAMAGGIAGHAGLFATANDLAIYGQLLLNRGEYGGERYFKTETVDLFTSRQSTSSRRGLGFDRWDPNPKNEYPSKLANSSVFGHTGYTGTCIWIDPQNQLIYIFLSNRVHPQVSTKLLDLNIRSRIQDAIYETINESQK
- the xseA gene encoding exodeoxyribonuclease VII large subunit; amino-acid sequence: MPELIQDKTIFSLLEVSRSIQKTLAERYKSLYWIKAEMNKLNHYTHSGHCYPELVEKQDGKIVAEIRSILWKADYKRINNNFLKVAQEPLREGITMLFQASISYDPMYGLSLRIVDIDPTFTLGELEKEKLDSIRKLKAEGIYESNKLLDFPVVPKRLAIISVETSKGLSDFYKIINQNPWGYRIESTLFPALLQGDKSVPSIINQLAIIAEKIDGYDVVAIIRGGGGEVGLSSYNNYLLARAIAIFPIPVLTGIGHSTNYTVSEMVAYKNAITPSELADFLIQKFHNFAIPVDRAAERIQQLILTRFKEEHNILSQLATHIQWIGKREIQTSRAAIQQFQHDLNALLKLRFYEHKTALAHTERIIQLSDPIRLLKQGFSITKVNGKLLQSVTQVSPGDVIQTILEYGELTSTVTDKSPKEDLDENNT
- the xseB gene encoding exodeoxyribonuclease VII small subunit yields the protein MGQNYTYTDAFNELQTIVREIENGTTNIDELAGKIKRASDLIQVCKAKLTATEDEVNSLLQQITPTQETDDDE
- a CDS encoding MgtC/SapB family protein produces the protein MLSVLIGLLIGIEREYRNKSAGLRTFILVSFGSCLFTILSLKIGLANPDRLAANIITGIGFLGAGVIFKEDNKVSGITTATTIWAAASLGMCVGAGYIFLAFIGVGLVLMILALLTYLQTYIDNYHKIKDYELQTLSEADFEHTEQLIRSMGFKAVVISQRYNKESLNTVWRLTGNVNQHRALVETLRRDRQVVAYQY
- a CDS encoding pirin family protein translates to MQKIIHRENDRGHVDFGWLKIAHSFSFGQYLDPERMNFGALRVLNDDQVEGGQGFDRHGHHNMEIVSIPLEGTLIHQDSLGNGRTIQTGEVQIMSAGTGVQHAEFNSNQKDLVKFLQIWVIPNEIGLEPRYDQKSYLQLDRHNKFATIVSPDKMDHHAVHIHQMPILTWET
- a CDS encoding amino acid racemase, producing the protein MIGIVGGLGPYGGLDITKKVIDETAAGSDQEHLPLLLFSCPNLIPDRTAYLLDKSNVNPGKAIAAILRQLETAGATIAAIPSNTAHAEPIFSVVQDEMARMGSGLKLLHIVHETVRFVEENYPDTTVGILSTAGEQICSLYREAFIRKGFVFVEPEGTQQEKVNNAIYDEDYGIKAQPVPIANKAREDLLLVMDDLKKKGAQVIILGCAELPLAIPERDHNGMILIDPNRILARALVHSFAPDKLKAV